TGTATACTTGGTTACTTCTACTTGGGTGCCAGACTTCATATATAAAAAAGTGTAGAGATACCTTGAAGTTTGGggtatcttttcttttcccagtgAGGATTTACATTTGCTTCTTGTAGGCAGATAAGGCACTAGTAATTCTAAATTAACTAAATCCAACCATTATGTGATTTGGAAGTCATCTTCAATCCCTGTAAGGGCTTATTTCTTGTTCACTTCTCTCAGGGTGTAACCGCTGGAGTCCTACTCCACAGTGCGATCTTACCGAATTAAAGGAAGAGCTACTACCAAGGCAAGAACTGGGGCAACTTCAGGAAATCTTAGAGGCAGCAATTCATGGTCTTACTTCCACTAAAAGACTCAATTCCAACTAGCCATCTGTGTGTGTGACACTGCACAATTTAGAAATTCCCAGAAATAATTTGGTCAGTTATACCAGTTTGTGTCATGTGACATCCTTCTGTGGCCAAGGGAAAGGATCCTGCTATTGGTAATCCCGCTATAACCAACATAATGGAGGAGGTAAGTTGCTCAAAAAATgagattttgggggcgcctgggtggcacagtcggttaagcgtccgacttcagccaggtcacgatctcgcggtccgtgagttcgagccccgcgtcaggctctgggctgatggctcggagcctggagcctgtttccgattctgtgtctccctctctctctgcccctcccccgttcatgctctgtctctctctgtcccaaaaataaaaaatgttgaaaaaaaaaatttaaaaaaaaaaaaaaaatgagattttggtaaacaaaaataatatgtctTAATATATAACATAAGAGGGAAGAATAATAGAGGACACAGGACAGGGAACAAATCTGGAGGAGAATATGATTTCAGCTCTAGAAATGTCAAAACAGGTCATTGTGAAATACCTGATTTGGTCAGGGTCCTGGCACAAGACAGATGGGATGTTCAAGTGGAGTAATTGAGCAGAGCTGAATAAAGGGACTAAGGTCAACCTTGTGGGCAGGGTTAAGAGAAATCAATAATGGAGGAAGCCCTCCAGGACCAGTAACAATGGGGAGACATTACCACTTTAGGCCTGCAGGACTGAGGGGAGAAGAGTGGTGCTAAATCTCAGAAAGAGAAGCTGTAGACATAGGCAAAGAGCCACCTAACGGCTGACTCTTCAGGCCACTATACCTGAAGCAGCTCTGCAAGAAGGAGCAGGGGAAATAAATTTCGTGACTACTTTCTTCTCACCTGCCAAGTCCTCTGCCAGTGTCTCCTTTTACTGGACCTACCCAGAAGCCAGAGAACAAGGGAACCCACTACTACAGCCCACATAGGGCAGAGAATCTCCTggagcacagagctgggcagTAAAGGTGATGTATCTGGAGAAACTCCTTTCTAGCTTACTGGTACAGTGGCATAAAGAGCCCAAAGTAATTCAAGGTTTCAATTTAAATAGAACTAAGGTTACGTTCCCTGGAAGAAAGATTACTTCCTTAGGCACTACAATCTCCAAACTCAAGGTCGcaagcaagggaagcaaaaatgccTTCGGTGGGTCAGCTGGCAGAATTCTCAATGGAGTCCCACTTGATCCATGCATCCTGACCACGGGGGTGGGAAGCATCATATACTGTGTCTTTTAGGATGGTATCTAGCTTCATAATGAGTTAACCCCCAGCTGGTTCCATAGCTAAGACTTTGGCAGACCTAAGCCTATTAAGCAAGCTGTCTCTGGATAACGGGGTGTATGGTAAAAATTATTTCCGTAAGTATGAGCCAGTTGGTATaatttcttcacttccttctctGTCATACTGTATGGGATACAGTGATGGATAAGGCATTCTGCCAAGTCCATGAAGGGTGATGCTAGCAGACCTACTGTAggcaacaaagaaaaatctttataacATAAGAGGCAACAAAATCCTCACCCATAATACACGTCTTCCCTAAGAAGACAAATGGCTGACTTGGAAGGTATCTAACGTCATCACTTGCTAAATGGTACCCTTAAGGAATGGGGCCATATTAGGACTTAGCACTGGCCTCCCTTGTCGCAGTTTGCCACTCAGCAGAGGCAACAGCCAGGTCACTGTTGGCCAGGGGAAATCTATCCTTTTGAGCTCATATGCAGGCTCAATCTCTGCTATCATGATTGTTTTGTCCCGGTGCCTACTGAACAAGCACCAAGGTAGTGGCTGGGGAAAACAGATGACAGACAACCACAGAAAGGGTTCTTATTTATCTAGCTAGTGAGGGCAATATCCACAGTAGATATTTTCTGGTGGGCATTTACATGGGATAAAACTTCATCAACTCTATTCATTCTAAAAATTCTGTCGGCATATCTTTCCCTTTAACTAACATCCTTGTCACCAATCTTTGATTCCTGTTCTTCCCACCTCTCTGACTAGCTGGCCATTGTCTAAGCCCACTGcctggagaaagaaaagactctgGAACAGGTTTAAGTTGTGGCCCAAGTTGTTCTGCTACTTAGTCTCTATGACCTAGCAAATCCAAAGATTCCATTAGAATACAACGCTACTGCACACAGCTGAttccatctatatctatatctatatctatctgtatctatgtaAACATCAAGTTTATAATGGGTAGTTTCAGTTGCACAGAATTATCTATGATGTATTTTCAGGCATTCTACCAGGGCCCACTAGCAAACAAGAGACACCTTTCAAATGGATAATAGATGTTAACAGAAGTCACTAATCCCAAACCTCTAGTGTACTATGGTTCTTCTTTTGGAGCATCATAAAACATCTCTTCCACTAATACTTCCAGTCTATTCGAATTTGATAGGTCATAGACTAAGTAACAAAGTGACTTGGACCTGCCCCAAAGTCCTTTctttctccactctctctcagaaCCGATAGCCTTACAGGTTGCTCCACAAACAGGACAGAGAAGCACATCTAAACGTGTTTTGCCTCTGAAATCCAAAGAGATCCAACATTATGCCCCTCTCGGTTGGGGATGTCTAAGGCGAAGAAATTTGTCTATCACTTCAGAAACTATTCCAAAGATGACCCTAAATCACTATATACATGTCTTCTAAGCCATATAAGGATCACAATACATCCTGACCTCTCAGTCCAATTATTGTGTCATTAGTGTAATGGATCAACATGATCAAGATCCTGCAGGATTAGGACAGAGAACATGTGACTTGATAACTCtgaagtaaaacaataaaagtataCTGCCATCCATGTAACATGACGGCAAACTAATTTTGAGTACATTGCTGATAGGCATGATGGGAAAACATTAGCTAGGTTAACAGCAGTTATGTCAGGGCCAGACATGTTGATTTTCTCCAATATAGAACTGCATTCAGAATCATAACTGAAATTGGTTAGGATAATGAGACTATTGCTTGTGACAATTTCAGTTGTTTGGTGGTACCATTAATCTGTGATTCCCCGGGGATTCTTTATTTTACTATCTTGGTGTTatgtgttgggggcagggagaaagcaCAATTTCTAAAGGTTTATAGAATTTGACAATTTCCAAACCTAATAGCCCTTCCTCCACTGGCCAAGGGACAGTTGAAAAGACTTCACTGTTTACTAAGTCTATCTAGTCCCATACTACATCCTGAGAAGGGGGTAaaaaccacagaatggagtcATCATTCCATTACCCACTGACCACTCAATCCAAGACATGATCTATCATCGGACCTCCAAAAGCTCCTTCTCTGACCGTGGCCAATGTTGTAGTGCTCTTCCAGGAGTTGTGATTTGCAAGGTGGTTTGAAAGACAGAATTCCAATGTTACTTTCAAATTAGATGGTTTAGGAAGAACACAATTCAAATGACAATTGAAGTTTGATGTTAAAGACACCTTCCCTCCTAAAATTATAGCCAATCTGATTCCCTTTTGGAGTTTTGCTGTTGTGTGGTCTTGGTGAGACTGTCTACTAAGGTGCTAGGGGATGGAAATATAACCCCAATTAGGCCAATTAGATGCTTTCTTCAGGTTTTTCACCCCTAAATActgtcaaaaagacaaaacacagatCTGATCCTCCCATAGGGGACTCGTTAAAGGGATGGTTTCTCAGCATCTCCCATTGATAACTGAAGAAAAGATGCCCTGGTTTCTTTCCCTTACAAACTTGGGCCTTTTTCTTCTGTCCTGGCGCACTCTATTATCCTCCAGTAATCTCTCTTCTGCTTCCATTAGCCTGAGTCAGCCTGGATGCACACATCTAAAGAACTCTAGCTGAAACAAGTGGGAATTGGGGCAGCCCTGTGATCCTGGCAGCAGGGAGTCCATGAACTTTTCTAGAAGCTTAGTGCTTTGCCTTAGTGTTAACTCAGCTCCTGTATCATTTGACTCAAACTCTCTGAAGAGAGTTGACTGGTTCCATTTACTCTATCGGTTGTCCATCCCTTTTTCCCACAGTGGTTGGGGCAATCCTTTTATGGTTCTTACGCAAATGCAGTCACTCCTGAACTTGTTTTCCCCACAGGCTGGAGTAAGCTGACAAGTGACTAAGTCATCTACAATTAGACTAAAATACCCATGGAAAGCACCTGGAAAAGATATTGCTGGAAACTTATCACAAATGTGCTACAACTTAAACCATGACAAGTTCACAGGGACACCATATGTGGATTGAAGACAACAGAGCAAAATAAACCCTCCCCCTACAGAGAATATCACAAGAGCCTCCAAAAATTTAACCATAAGAGTGCTCCATATTACTGGCATGTCACATGGCCATGTACACATCACGGGGGCATACGTGCATGCACACAGTGTGACACTGGCTTCCTATTTTCAAAGGTCTTGTTTTAGTCCCCTCTTTCCTCCTGAACCAAAACTGTACTTTAGAAGAGAttcctcaggggcgcctgggtggctcagttggttgagcatccgacttcagctcaggttatgatctcacaatttgtgggttcgagccccgcattgggctctgtgctgacagctcagagcctggagcctgcttccgattctgtgtctccctctgcccctcccctgctcgtgctctctttctctctcaaaaataaacaaacaactaaaaaattttttttaaaaaaagaagattcctCAGCCTGAACCTCACATCTTAACTCTTCTAACACAGGCAGTttccctctggcctctgccctgacACCCTCACTCAAACAGCACCAGTGTCCCCAGGACTCCTCTCCAAGATCTGGGGCCCCAACTACCCTGGGTTCCTGGACCTTAACATGGACAGTATCTGGAACCAAAATTACCTCATTTGTTGTTTGAAGGAAATGTCATTAGAtcgattttacagatgaggaaacaagttCAAAAAAGGGgtaaacttgcccaaggtcactacctaataagaaatataaactaCTTCTGACCCTagtccatgttcttaaccactaaGCTATAtggactttcttctttttatcctttctagttgtttccaaataaaatttagaaacattttgtaGAGCTCTTTAGAAAAATTCACATTTGGACTGGAATTgccatacacatatgcacacagacATGTACTCACTACATGTAACTTTGAAACACTCTTGGTTTTCCACACCAATAAGTTTTAAGTGTAATGAGGCACGTTGTTTCACCCCTGCTAGTGAGCAGGGTCACTGGCAATCCTGTCTCTTCCCTATTTCAGGGAGCGGTTAATACACGCTGATCTAATGGTCTCCACCCTCTAACTaaccaccgccccccctccctcccagcttctgCATTAGCTGAACCACAAGAGTATCTGTGGGTCTTCCCCGTGTCAGGCATACTACTCCCTGTCCTGACACTGCTCTCAAGGCTCTCTGACCTACAGGGTTGACCATGGCACATGCATTTGACCCCTGACTCGTTTTGACTGATACATCCCAGAACACGTAAATCAGTTTCCCTGCCCTGTTTTCAGTTTTGGCCCTAAGTGCTATCAACTACAAAATGGCTTTTGGTTTTCCTAAGACTGTAAATATGGAAAAACTTCTTTGTATGGATAGCTAGGTTCTGGTTTGTACATTTCAAAACTGCTGCTGATGTTATTCCCAATCGTAGCTGGGCCCTCCTAAAATCTGTTCCCAGCCCCAGATATCAGCTCCAGGATTTGGTCTCTAGGCCTATTCTTAAGTAGTTCGCATCCCTCATCTGTAAGCCCAAAACAAAACTTTCAATTAGATGTGCTATTTTGGCTTTCTGGCTACCTGTGCATTTATCACAGCACACAAAAATATTTACGAGTTAGCCTGTAAGTTTAGTGAGGAACACCTGCCTTATTCACCTTTACATCCTGATGCAGGCAAACGACTTGAAATCAGTTCTGGGAGTCACTGTGCAAATTGGGGCAGCCTGGACTGGGGGTCCTGCGCTGAGATGTTTCAAAGCCTTATGAAAAATGTTTGGGTCACTCAAGACGTCCTACTATACCCAAATTTACCAGGAGACGTAGTTAGGTATGGGGGTGATGGGCCtcatcatatataaaataaggatTGCTGATAAAAGAAGTAAAGCTCTGGAAGCGTCCAGTCCTGCCTCTGCTCACAGTAATCATTTACCAGTTTACTTGGAGTATACATCAGATGCAGTGTCACTGGCTGTAAGTTTCAGCAAGCTGCTAGATGGGAACATGGAGCATCGCTGTACTATCGCTGACATCGTGCACTTGTACACAGAGGTGTCATTTCGTGGCATCAATCAATGCAATAATGTGAGGTACAAACCCATAGATCGAAAGTTCTGAAAGAGAGCCAGGGGGTAGGGTTGCTCTGTTAAGAGTAAAATGAAGGTGGAGATGTTTAATCTATGAAGAGGCAGATTAAGAAGAAACATACTTTTGAGCTCATAAGCCAGTGTAATCAAGTGGGAAAAACACGGACTAAGAAGTCAGAAACCTAATTTTCAGCCCTACCTCTGCCACCTACTGTAACCTTATCAAACTATTTCCTTATCCACAAAATATATACTGTTTcaacagcctcctaactggccTCTATGTCCCCAATCTACTCTTCAACTATCATAAAAACCATATTGAAAGTAATAAAGTTCCAGGATTATCAACTCTGTAGCCAACAAAGCGagtgttcaaatcccagctccaccatttacAAGTTATGTAACTTTCTCATGTGCAAATGGGGATATTACCTACTTTTCCTAAAGCTGTCGTGGGATTAAATGATACACAGTACCTAAGACTACTCAAGCCTGACAAATGTTAAACATTACCTCACTGCTTACAAAATTCTAATGGTTCTCTATTACCTCCAGAATCACATCCAAATTCCCAAAGTAACAACACAGAAAGTCTTCAAATGAGATCCTGAATCAGCAGCCCTAGCTCCCATCACCTACTCCATTCTGCTACCAGGAGTTGttcaggaaactgaagcacaggtTAAGTAACATAGATCACATAACTACCCGAGCAGTTTGGCTGAGTATGGTTGCCTATTAACCCCAGGCACCTCAGGTTTGTTCAACTCCTTACGATGCAAAATCAGGGGATTCTGAAGACCTGTGCCAAACGTTTCCAGGAGGTCTAAAAATCCTGACTTATCAATCTTGGTCCTATCTGTACTGGCCCAGAGTACTCCGTTTCAGAATACGAAATCACCTCAGTTATAGGCACCATTGTCACAAAAATGAGAGCCACACATTTACTCATCACATACTTAAGCCTGCTATGTGCAAGGAATTATACCGGGGATACAATAATGAACAAAACTGTTGGGGGCAACAGTAACACAAACCTATAGTCACCGCTATGGGTCTAACAGGAGCTTGACACAGTGCATTATTGCCCTGAGGGAACATTCGTGCCAGAGCCAATGCtgaagtggagggaaaaaaatctgtgcaCAGGTGTTACAGAGAACTTAAGATATTTAGTAATGGGCCAAAGAGAGTTAAGGGCTGTCCATGTGGATCTTGTACAAGATCCACAAAGATTTGTACTTTGTCCAAGGACAGAGGGAATCCGTATTTTTATCACATCAGATTTGGGTTCCCAAAGAATCACTGTCTTCGAAGTGTACACAGACATACCTGTTAGGAGACTAAGGAATCCTTACCACACATGGCAGCTTAGACAGGGCTGAGAAAAGGCAAACTGGCAAAACTGGCAGAGAACTACATAATTCtcaagtaaaggggaaaaaaggttaCATCATAATCATGACCTATTCACAACTCTTGAATTTCTCTATGGAACTTCACTGTTTATTAGTGAGACGGACCATCTGGATCAGCTTGAGCGCTTCAATCCGGTCAATCCTCTACGCAAACTGAAAAATGGAGAATGGTGTGGAATTTTGCAAAATTTGCTCTGAAATTGTTCCGTGTTATTTTCTGCAGATGCTGATACAATGTGTGGTAAGACAAAACACCCAGAAGTCAGGAGGCAATACATACCATCCTATCTttagagacaaaacaaaacaaagaactcaTCTAAAGACAAAAGTCTGCGCAACTTGAACTAATGTACCTCAAAGAAGTTGAACTGGCAAGGACACACGCATAGAAAGCGAAGATGCATACCTAATCTCTAAGGCTCATATTTTTGTCACATGTCATCTGACTACAGAAAAATGCGCTATTATGATAACCCACCTCAGCACCCTTTTCCAAGAAAATCaggatttttaatttccaagtctTCTGAGAAAGCAAAATTAATGCAACACTAATTAGAACATctaattaataaatttaacaatacgccaaagtaattttgttatataaattaaCCCATTTATTATAGGCTAGCAATGTTTCAAATGGTGAAGCTTCTACTGGTCTTTCAACTCCTTCAGTCTTCTGATGGCCGACTTTACTGTGACAGCAGAAGTGGtgctggaaagaaaaacagaagttggTTCCAACACAGCTACACTAACATGTGAAATGGCATGAGTAAATCCTGCTTTTTAACAGTACAATCTTAACGACGATGGCATCCCTGAACAATGAGTCTTGTCTTCAGGCTCTTGCAGGATTAGACAGGCAATTTAATTTCATGCATCTCATTTATCAAGCAGCATAAAAAAGGAACAGGGAGGAATGAATGGTTGCAAGAGGCTGACCTAAACTCAGTAAAAGGGAATGGACAGAATGCCAGAAGAAACTAATAAACTGTTAAGATGGTATAATACATTAGAAATATCAAGAAAACAATGTCAAAATAGGTAGACTAAAGTATATTTTGGAAAGGCAGCTATTAAAATGACTACAAAAGTTACACCTAAAGATTCAGGAACTTTATCTGGAAAACCCGTAACCATCACATATGGTGGACACAGGAACGCTAGTTCACTTTATCATCACAACCAAGACAGCACCCTAGTCTCCACTCTCCTTCTTGCCCTCATAAAATCCCCACAAGacacatatataaaaactatCATTTCAACACTTTTCAGTATTTTACACTGCTGCAGTTTTGCAATTTTTGCTTTTcgttttttaagtaagctccacgcccagcgcagggcttgaagtcaataaccctgagatcaagagtcagaagcttaactgactgagccacctatgtacCCACACACCATTGTTTTAAAtcaacataaagttaaaaattcaattctttggggcgcctgggtggctcagtcagttgagcgtccgacttcggctcaggtcatgatctcgcggtttgtgggttcaagccctgcatcgagctctgagctgacagctgagcctggagcctgcttcggaatctgtgtctgtgtgtctctctctctctctctctcagaaataaacattaaaaaaaaaatcggttcCTCAACCATACTAGTCTTATCATTTTATATGTAGGCGGCTAGTGTATTGACATCTCGCGTCTACGTACTGGCTAAAGGAAGAACACATCAGCCTTCAGGGAAGGCAATGCATTCCAAGATTAGAGGGCTTCGACGGCGGCTTCAATTCCCAGAAATGGATTAACTCGAATCCACTCAATCAATAACCAGCACAGACAGATTTATCTCAGCAGTATCACGGGGCACTTGTCAGGGTCCAGCCTATTCTGTTTAGGAGGCAAAGGTGTAGTGGTGCAGGAGGCCTCGTGATTCCAGATACAGTGACGAGCTAAGTGacctaatttttataaaaacagcttGCATCACAAGTCAAGCTTCAGTATGTACCCAGTCTTGCCAATGGGCTTACAGTATCATAGCGCTCAGTGAGGACCCTTAGGACCCTATACAATTCTAAAGTCAGACTTTATTTCAGTAGTTTTGTTTCTATACCTTAAATAACTGAACATAAACCACAGCTCTCAAGGAGTTGTGGAAGACACAAAAGCACGCTCACTTTCTCAGACTCCTAGAGAGTTAAAACTAGCCCATTCGGCCTCAAACCTGAATTCTGCCGTGACCTACACACTTGCAAACACCACAAAGAAACGGACTCACTTATAGGTCCAGGCACCACCCGCTACAGTTTTCATGCAGGAACCACAATGCCAGATCCCCACAGCTCGTCTTTTCATCTTGGTCTGTAAAAGAGAATCAATTTTCCCTGTGAACCAATGAAAAGTCTTTTATCTCGCACACATCCAGGTGTCTGATTTACATTAGGAAATCCAAGCTGATGCACTGTAGATTACATGTGTTTCTAATACCCTTAAGTCCTCTAATGCAAAATTTGCATTCCTCATGGTGCCTTATGGCCAGTGATGTGACAGATCCCCTCCATCTCCTCCCAAAACAGTACTTCTGCACCCCACAAAATTTTACGGAACCCCAGTAGACAAAACGGACACAATCATTTCCCCCAACGCAGGTCTGGCGTGGGCTGGGGCTCCGTGTCAAGTTTTACCCTTTGGTTCTCaaaaagcattttgcaaaatCCACAGGTATCAACAATACCCTAACGTCCCGTAACTGATCAGCAAACGTCAGCATGCGCAAATCTAACTGCTCAGCAACTCAGAATCGGCACACGGTTTACAAACTTCCTTCACGAGAGGGCTCACTTCGGAAGAaagccttcccctccctccccccaccagacaCCGACCGCCTTACCTTGCCACAGAAAGAGCAAGTGTACTTGGCGTGCTGGCTTATTTCAATCTTCTTCACCATTTTCCTGAGGGAGGCACCATAACGGGTCCCGTATTTACCGACAATCCCGACCTTCTTGGTGCGTTTAGCCTATTAGGAGTTGAGAGAGAAACCAGCCATATTAGGACCCTGGACGGACACCTTGCCCCCGCCAAACCCCTTTCCTCCAATCACCCAGCCTCCGCCTGTGACCTAGCTCCCCCTCATTCCACCCTGCAAAACCAGGGCCAGGAGCGGGCCCGATGCTCCCACGGCACTCTGTTAACCCGGCCCGGAGAGGCCAGGCGCCACCAAGtcgcccccgcccctccgccccggtcGGCGTCCCAGCGGGGCGGCGAAGGCACGGAAGCCAAGGACGATGCGGGGCAGGGCGGGTAAGCAGAGGCCGAGCTAGGGcgaaaaaatcaagaaaaggtCAGATGCGGGCGGATAGAACTCCAGGCCTCAGCGGCACGAACACTCACCATGTCGCCGCAAACTAGGCCCGagcccagagaggaagagactCACTGCGCAAGCGCGGTTTTAGGCAAGTGGGCGGAAGTGGCGAATGGGAGGCCCAGCTAGGAACTGAACTCTATGCTCCGGAGGTTTCCTCGCCCCGTAAGCCTCCCGCGGAGTGTGGCAAGACGTCTTCTCGCCTCCAGGGTTGCCCTGATTCGCAGATTGTGGCAACAAACGAAGCACGCTTCACACATCCACGTTATCTTACACGTCTGTTACAAAGTCCTGCAAGGCAGGTACGATTTCCTCCATTGTACGGACAAGGGAAGGTTCCGATTTTAAGTGACTTGCTCGCTGGCATTTGGCTTAGAGTGCTTAAAGCTTATGATTCCAAGTCTTACTGCTTTCTGCATTATATCTTCTAAAAATCGTGGGCCCTGTGCAGGTGGCTGGCAAAATGGGGAATAACGAGACTCCATTCTCAGAATTTCAGCCCAGCCAGGAGACAGTCATGGGACCACATTCACCAGTCATAAAATTGCAAACTGACGATAGCTCTGAAGGAGGTTTTTCCTATGATCCTTTTGAAATCACAACAGTCGTTTTCTGCATTAGTAGGATAAAGAGAGGATATCTTGTGTAATGGTTAGAAACATAGGTCTGGGTTCAAAGCAGGACTCTGCTACTTAACCCTTGTGGGAACTTgacaaattattttgctttttcttcatcagttTCTTCAAGTGTACCATCTGGATAATTATAATACCTACCTTAGAAGTTGTTGTGAAGAGCCAGTGAATTAAATGCATGAAAAGTGTTTGCCACAGTGCCTACAACATACCAAACACTATACAGCTGTaactattgctattattattccgggtgaagaaactaagattcagagaagttaagtaacttgtccaaggtcacatagcaatAGGCAGTGAAACTAGAACTCAAATCCAGGTCTGCCTGATCCTCCAGTCAGTTCTCTTAATTATTAGCATGTATCACTCCAAGTCATAATATTTAGTGCACTGAAAACTCATAACAGAAAATGTACTTAACTTGTAATTAGGTCTCTGGCACTTGGTCCAAACCAGACTCTGCGACTACCTTGTGCGATGACACTTTTGGTTAGCCACAGTCCCTACATGGCCTGGAGAaccacctccctgcctctcagCAGTGACCAACTCTACAATGAGGTACTGGACTTGATGATCTCCAAActggacactgaggcccagagaggtcataTGACTTGCCCAATAAAAGACTTCCAGATCAATGTTCTGTCTACTATATCACAAGCTTCAAGCTGTTTCCTTGGCTGCTTTTTCAATCCTATTTTCTGTTCAGGGGTCAACAACATCTGCTTTCTACTTTCCCTTAAAAATATGTgcatctcttttttccttaagtttttttgtttgtttgtttgtttgtttgtttgtttgttttagcttggGCACAATGAAACTATTCTAGTCATGGCTACTGCTACCTGAGGCCCACTGGGGAAATAGGATGTGCTCAAAATCTCCCCGTTCCACCACAGGCTCCATGTACCCTCTACCCCTTTAGGTGGAAGAATCTCAAGGGGCTGAGGGAGCAAGTCTCTCCTCCCTCAGGAGAGAAATGCACTGCATTTGGGGGATGATTTCTGGAAACCTCCACCAAAACTATGCCCTGCTTCTAGAAAACtataaattaaagcaaaaatacattCCTAGTGGTGCAATCAAATGGGACTGGTGGAAGAAGGGTTGAGAAACAAACACTGCAATGGTCCGTCTCTTCCTGTCTGTGCCTGCAGGCTGGCCCTGGGTGAGGTATAAGCAGGGCCAGCCTTGCCCGGGAGCGGCCCACCCTGAGGTGAGCCCTCCCGGGCTGGCTCGACAGCTTAGTTCAGATCATCATTTAGCAAACTGACCATCTTCCCACGCCATCCCCTGTGTAGCCACCTAGACTCTGGCCTTCAGGGGgtctgagagagagcaagagaagacagAATGCATGAGTAAGAATGCAATAGAGTGGCTGAAAATGAGACACTCCATAGTAGGAGGAAATTGTTCATGCCCAGAGCAATTTTGTTAAAACTGAACAattcccatggggcgcctgggtggcgcagtcggttaagcgtccgacttcagccaggtcacgatctcgcggtc
The sequence above is drawn from the Neofelis nebulosa isolate mNeoNeb1 chromosome 2, mNeoNeb1.pri, whole genome shotgun sequence genome and encodes:
- the RPL37A gene encoding large ribosomal subunit protein eL43, translated to MAKRTKKVGIVGKYGTRYGASLRKMVKKIEISQHAKYTCSFCGKTKMKRRAVGIWHCGSCMKTVAGGAWTYNTTSAVTVKSAIRRLKELKDQ